Proteins encoded within one genomic window of Amorphoplanes friuliensis DSM 7358:
- a CDS encoding MGH1-like glycoside hydrolase domain-containing protein: MTAACVAVTAAPAAAVDPREPLPAVGPGTAFLNKDAFVGGFNDPAWYRANIPFLEVPDRQIQDVYYYRWKTWKEHLVYTGPEFGWISSEFLNPVSYGAPYGGISAAAGHHINEGRWVRDNRYVDDYINYWLTGPGAGPKPAEESVNPNTTDWGHEYSFWAASAVWNRYLINGDRAFAAAQQPALTRFYDRWNVQYNAALGLYWQVPVWDASELSAASYQSPDPYHGGAGYRPSINAYQYGDARAIADIAGLNGDTATAGTYNARAAALKTNMDARLWDPQRNFYYHVMRDGNPGLGKLDTREHIGFVPWMFDMPDASRSAAWAQVVDPQGFSSAYGPTTAERRSPQFMRDALSGCCRWNGPSWPYATSQVLTGLANLLQDYPAQPYVTNANYVDLLHKYAATQYRNGVPYVAEAHHPDENRWIYDGNGHSEDYNHSTFVDNVISGLIGLDGRADNAVTVKPLAPASWDYFLVENAPYHGHNLTVLWDRTGSRYGRGTGLKVFVDGNQVAAQAGLTPLTVDVGTPVVTPLTDGRVNIAANTQRHGGGATQPFASYTFSVDNAWRVVDGNIFENNVPQNTRWTSYSSPNAADHVGVNFGRPVTVDDVRLYFYDDGGGVRVPTSYDLQYLNGAAWTSVPGQTRTATTANGLTRITFPPLATSQLRVLAPNRGGGVGWGVSEFQVWSRPTFKIFNRNSAKLLAVNAASTANSAPVQQYSDTGTLDHRWELVSNRDGWFRIKNLNSGKVLGVAGMSTADSAQIVQYDDNGTADHLWLPVDVGGGNYKLVNRNSNKLLAVEAASTADSANVQQYRDSGTNDQQWQLRPSVGR; encoded by the coding sequence ATGACTGCCGCCTGCGTCGCCGTCACCGCGGCCCCGGCAGCAGCCGTCGATCCCCGCGAACCGCTGCCGGCGGTCGGCCCCGGCACGGCCTTCCTGAACAAGGACGCCTTCGTCGGCGGGTTCAACGACCCCGCGTGGTACCGCGCGAACATCCCGTTCCTGGAGGTCCCCGACCGGCAGATCCAGGACGTCTACTACTACCGGTGGAAGACCTGGAAGGAACATCTGGTCTACACCGGACCGGAGTTCGGCTGGATCTCCAGCGAGTTCCTCAACCCCGTGTCCTACGGCGCTCCCTACGGCGGCATCTCCGCTGCCGCCGGCCACCACATCAACGAAGGCCGTTGGGTACGCGACAACCGGTACGTCGACGACTACATCAACTATTGGCTGACCGGGCCGGGAGCCGGTCCCAAGCCGGCTGAGGAGTCGGTCAACCCGAACACCACCGACTGGGGCCACGAGTACAGCTTCTGGGCGGCGAGCGCGGTCTGGAACCGTTACCTGATCAACGGCGACCGTGCCTTCGCCGCCGCGCAGCAGCCCGCGCTGACCCGGTTCTACGACCGGTGGAACGTGCAGTACAACGCCGCGCTCGGGTTGTACTGGCAGGTGCCGGTGTGGGACGCCAGCGAGTTGTCGGCAGCGTCCTACCAGTCGCCCGATCCCTACCACGGCGGTGCCGGCTACCGGCCGAGCATCAACGCCTACCAGTACGGCGACGCCAGAGCGATCGCCGACATCGCCGGGCTCAACGGCGACACCGCGACGGCCGGCACCTACAACGCCCGGGCCGCAGCTTTGAAAACGAACATGGACGCACGGCTGTGGGACCCGCAGCGCAATTTCTACTACCACGTGATGCGCGACGGGAACCCCGGTCTCGGCAAGCTGGACACGCGCGAGCACATCGGGTTCGTACCCTGGATGTTCGACATGCCGGACGCCTCCCGCTCGGCGGCCTGGGCGCAGGTGGTCGACCCGCAGGGCTTCTCCTCCGCGTACGGTCCGACCACGGCCGAGCGGCGCAGTCCCCAGTTCATGCGCGACGCGCTCAGCGGCTGCTGCCGGTGGAACGGACCGTCCTGGCCGTATGCGACCTCACAGGTGCTCACCGGCCTGGCCAATCTGCTGCAGGACTACCCGGCCCAGCCCTACGTGACAAACGCGAACTACGTCGACCTGCTCCACAAGTACGCCGCCACGCAGTACCGCAACGGCGTGCCGTACGTGGCCGAGGCGCACCACCCGGACGAGAACCGGTGGATCTACGACGGTAACGGCCACAGCGAGGACTACAACCACTCGACGTTCGTCGACAACGTCATCTCGGGGCTGATCGGCCTCGACGGGCGGGCCGACAACGCGGTCACCGTCAAGCCCCTGGCCCCGGCGAGCTGGGACTACTTCCTGGTGGAGAACGCGCCGTACCACGGCCACAACCTCACCGTGCTGTGGGACCGCACCGGTTCCCGGTACGGGCGGGGTACGGGCCTGAAGGTCTTCGTCGACGGCAACCAGGTCGCCGCGCAGGCCGGTCTCACGCCCTTGACCGTCGATGTGGGCACCCCGGTTGTCACGCCGCTGACGGACGGCCGTGTCAACATCGCCGCCAACACCCAGCGGCACGGCGGCGGGGCGACCCAGCCGTTCGCCTCGTACACCTTCTCCGTGGACAACGCCTGGCGGGTTGTCGACGGGAACATCTTCGAGAACAACGTCCCGCAGAACACCCGCTGGACCTCGTACAGCTCGCCGAACGCCGCTGACCATGTCGGCGTCAACTTCGGGCGGCCGGTCACCGTCGACGACGTCCGGCTGTACTTCTACGACGACGGCGGGGGAGTGCGGGTCCCGACGAGCTACGACCTGCAGTACCTCAACGGTGCGGCGTGGACCAGCGTGCCCGGTCAGACCCGGACGGCCACCACGGCCAACGGACTCACCCGGATCACGTTCCCGCCGTTGGCCACGAGCCAGTTGCGGGTGCTCGCACCCAACCGCGGTGGCGGGGTGGGCTGGGGCGTCAGCGAGTTCCAGGTGTGGAGCCGGCCGACCTTCAAGATCTTCAATCGGAACAGCGCAAAACTGCTGGCCGTGAACGCGGCCTCCACCGCCAACAGCGCACCGGTCCAGCAGTACAGCGACACGGGTACCTTGGATCACCGCTGGGAGTTGGTCAGCAACCGCGACGGCTGGTTCCGGATCAAGAACCTGAACAGCGGCAAGGTCCTCGGCGTGGCCGGCATGTCCACCGCGGACAGTGCGCAGATCGTCCAGTACGACGACAACGGCACCGCCGATCACCTGTGGCTACCGGTCGACGTGGGCGGCGGCAACTACAAGCTGGTCAACCGCAACAGCAACAAACTGCTGGCGGTCGAAGCGGCGTCCACAGCGGACAGTGCGAACGTCCAGCAGTACCGGGACAGTGGCACCAACGACCAGCAGTGGCAGCTGAGGCCCAGCGTCGGCAGGTGA